One Raphanus sativus cultivar WK10039 unplaced genomic scaffold, ASM80110v3 Scaffold1730, whole genome shotgun sequence genomic window carries:
- the LOC130504679 gene encoding ran-binding protein 1 homolog a-like produces the protein MATTNEPEHEHRDAEEAGANEDEDTGAQVAPIVRLEEVAVTTGEEDEDAVLDLKSKLYRFDKEANQWKERGGGTVKLLKHKSTGKIRLVMRQSKTLKICANHFVKQGMSVQEHVGNEKSCVWHARDFADGELKDELFCIRFASIENCKAFMQKFNEVAESEVEKEESKDASDTAGLLEKLSVEETETEEKPVEKEKTEAEEKKKSEPEKAVEVKKTEEASPST, from the exons ATGGCGACGACCAACGAGCCCGAGCACGAGCACAGAGACGCGGAAGAAGCTGGAGCTAACGAGGACGAGGACACCGGAGCTCAGGTCGCTCCGATCGTTAGGCTTGAGGAGGTCGCCGTCACTACCGGCGAGGAAGACGAAGACGCCGTCCTCGATCT GAAATCGAAGCTGTATCGGTTCGATAAGGAGGCGAATCAGTGGAAGGAGAGAGGTGGTGGTACTGTGAAGCTGTTGAAGCATAAGAGCACTGGGAAGATTCGTCTCGTCATGAGGCAATCGAAAACTCTCAAGATCTGTGCTAATCACTTCG ttaaACAGGGGATGAGTGTCCAGGAACACGTTGGAAATGAAAAGTCTTGTGTGTGGCACGCACGTGACTTTGCTGATGGTGAACTCAAGGATGAGCTTTTCTGCATCCGTTTCGCTTCTATTGAGA ACTGCAAAGCATTTATGCAGAAGTTCAATGAAGTTGCTGAATCTGAAGTagagaaagaagagagcaaAGATGCCTCTGACACGGCTGGTCTTCTCGAGAAGCTGAGCGTggaagaaacagaaacagaggagaaacctgtggagaaggagaagactgaagcagaggagaagaagaaaagcgAGCCAGAGAAAGCTGTTGAAGTAAAGAAAACCGAAGAGGCTAGTCCCTCGACTTAA
- the LOC130504682 gene encoding uncharacterized protein LOC130504682, protein MDFRRISLVLYILFIFHLQDNLLFVSSRPPSVDTNHETLPLNPSVTDDVVGFEGKTRELAVVIKKSFGGGGRGGGSGSRGIGGGARSRSRGGAGVIYPAGSHSHRSSGSMNLRGPVCAVGWLCFSVLSGLFLI, encoded by the coding sequence atGGATTTCAGAAGAATATCGTTGGTGTTGTATATTCTCTTCATCTTTCATCTTCAGGACAACTTGCTTTTCGTGAGTTCACGACCTCCCTCAGTTGATACGAACCACGAGACTCTTCCTCTTAATCCCTCAGTGACGGATGATGTTGTTGGGTTTGAAGGAAAGACTCGTGAGCTAGCTGTCGTTATCAAAAAATCATTTGGTGGAGGAGGACGTGGCGGCGGCAGTGGCAGCAGGGGAATAGGAGGCGGAGCTCGAAGCCGATCACGTGGCGGGGCAGGTGTGATTTATCCGGCAGGATCGCATTCTCATCGTTCAAGCGGTAGCATGAACCTTCGAGGGCCAGTGTGTGCAGTCGGCTGGTTGTGTTTCTCGGTGTTATCCGGTTTATTCTTGATTTAG
- the LOC130504681 gene encoding uncharacterized protein LOC130504681 has translation MRQPNLLHAQSNLQETTLKPELPCSRDENDGSPEAERRQGRESEGDTGEAKEKTKRQGQRRSLRCRNLRSRAVRTGASEIYFLVLYILFIFHLHYNFPSVRSRSYSVYTNNESLHLNESKPDANGFEGKARELAVVIKKRGIGGTGGGGGSITGGSGGGGSSMGGGSGGSGSSTSGGGGGGDSSTGGGGVSGQSWSNGGRHFGSSYVGGNGTRGPHRSSGSQNIRGAVCAAGWLGLSVLSGLILV, from the exons ATGAGACAGCCGAACCTCCTCCACGCGCAATCGAACCTACAAGAA ACCACGCTGAAACCGGAGCTCCCCTGCAGCAGAGACGAAAACGACGGGTCTCCAGAAGCAGAGCGACGACAAGGCAGGGAGAGTGAAGGGGACACCGGTGAagcaaaagagaaaacaaagagaCAAGGGCAGAGGAGAAGCCTCCGGTGCCGGAACCTGCGCTCACGCGCTGTCCGTACCGGAGCGAGTGAGATCTACTTC TTGGTTCTATACATTCTTTTCATCTTTCATCTTCATTACAATTTCCCTTCCGTTAGGTCACGGTCTTACTCAGTTTATACGAACAACGAGAGTCTTCATCTCAACGAGTCAAAACCAGATGCTAATGGGTTTGAAGGAAAGGCGCGAGAGTTAGCTGtcgttataaaaaaaagagGCATTGGAGGAACTGGTGGAGGCGGCGGTAGCATCACGGGAGGAAGTGGCGGCGGCGGTAGTAGCATGGGAGGAGGAAGTGGCGGCAGCGGAAGCAGCACGAGTGGAGGAGGTGGTGGCGGCGATAGCAGCACGGGAGGAGGAGGTGTCAGCGGTCAAAGCTGGTCAAACGGCGGACGACATTTTGGTTCGAGTTATGTTGGTGGTAATGGTACTCGTGGACCGCATCGTTCAAGCGGCAGCCAGAATATACGAGGGGCAGTATGTGCGGCCGGTTGGTTGGGTTTATCGGTTTTATCCGGTTTAATATTGGTTTAG
- the LOC108822111 gene encoding uncharacterized protein LOC108822111: MGINTKDIGTLVWKILIIITRNVYTYVRKYPVISGVSSATFLLYTFLPRLFYFILCSSPFIACSAFYLRNHLRSKPPKVESINTSKGLPPFSPEGSERGGGGTTRRADLKHQRSVRRNARREVEEVGKDWDSSQASEDERDQVILTTLYGEFPNPQKFKKDRDFLALQEFSFEPNLDEEKKDGAFLAPQEFSFEPNPNEEKRDGAFLASQEYGFEPNLNKETPSTTGNFSFLHPYERLTSGGGETEVECSSSSSSSSEGGEEEETLLEDKKIIAWTDDDQKNLMDLGNSEMERNKRLEHLITRRRTRRQVLLAAERSLMDMEVPPVCVGRNYFGLDHDEEDYMIDGLQIPESAPSVMLPTKNPFDLPYDPQEEKPNLSGDSFHQEFSADNPNPSESFFCHHESFCRKVLPSETQVDSRLEQWKKSTDGWLRPQQGRDDDGLVGNKPLLSETKDMETEHITETVLSDSNSLLVPQERVDSNVSDEVYSSGAFVVKPNGDHYRGGNAAMGLNPRKTVSRSTSLAPERQTYMEHFGYSTVKGHKVTKSGESDLQVEFSEVGSPPATADWNHSSDDEKTLFVNESDTGKETCFSGEETEAKEKSIVDSDADSQMLPVEKLDQDFNMSSQESDAAKQFEGMSDGTDVNGRSEEEAIVPHTNEVILEEPPEHLRNLVDEMKMSYESDEPGPSERRTNQDSEDHGGLIAEERQEIVEPEASVVNHVTSDESDTSPTSVLPDMSLPLGQALNLTSENLELASGSQPGAVISDHEPSQSQLGGDRNSIEETEAI; the protein is encoded by the exons ATGGGAATCAATACCAAAGATATCGGAACTCTCGTCTGGAAAATTCTCATAATCATCACGAGAAATGTTTACACATACGTTAGAAAATACCCAGTCATCTCTGGTGTTTCTTCTGCTACCTTCCTCTTATACACTTTCCTTCCACGGCTTTTCTATTTCATCCTCTGCTCCTCTCCCTTCATCGCATGTTCCGCGTTCTATCTTCGAAACCATCTAAGATCCAAGCCTCCGAAGGTCGAAAGCATCAATACCTCTAAAGGGTTACCGCCGTTTTCCCCCGAGGGTTccgagagaggaggaggaggaactaCAAGGAGAGCTGACTTGAAGCACCAGCGAAGCGTTAGACGAAACGCTAGAAGGGAAGTTGAGGAGGTTGGCAAAGATTGGGACTCTTCTCAGGCTAGCGAGGATGAGAGAGACCAAGTCATTTTGACCACTCTCTACGGCGAATTCCCCAACCCTCAAAAATTCAAGAAGGACAGAGACTTTCTTGCGTTGCAAGAATTCTCCTTTGAGCCTAACCTAGACGAGGAAAAGAAAGACGGAGCCTTTCTTGCCCCACAAGAATTCTCGTTTGAGCCTAACCCCAACGAAGAAAAGAGAGACGGAGCCTTTCTTGCGTCGCAAGAATACGGCTTTGAGCCTAACCTAAACAAGGAAACTCCTTCCACAACTGGAAATTTTTCCTTTCTACATCCATATGAGAGGCTAACGAGTGGAGGTGGTGAAACTGAAGTTGAgtgttcatcatcatcatcatcatcatcagaaggaggagaagaagaagaaactttacTTGAAGACAAAAAGATCATAGCTTGGACCGACGATGATCAGAAGAATCTAATGGATCTAGGTAACTCTGAGATGGAACGTAACAAGAGATTAGAGCATTTGATTACTAGAAGAAGAACGAGGAGACAAGTCTTACTTGCAGCAGAGAGAAGCCTAATGGATATGGAGGTTCCTCCTGTTTGTGTTGGAAGAAACTACTTCGGTTTGGATCATGATGAAGAAGACTATATGATTGATGGACTTCAAATTCCTGAGTCTGCGCCTTCTGTGATGTTACCAACAAAGAACCCGTTTGATCTTCCTTATGATCCTCAAGAGGAGAAGCCTAACCTCTCAGGTGATAGTTTTCATCAAGAGTTCTCTGCAGACAACCCTAACCCTAGTGAGAGCTTCTTCTGCCACCATGAGAGCTTTTGCCGCAAAGTCTTGCCATCTGAAACTCAGGTTGACTCGAGATTGGAACAGTGGAAAAAGTCAACTGATGGTTGGCTTAGACCACAGCAAG GTAGAGATGATGATGGTTTGGTTGGGAATAAACCACTTCTATCGGAAACAAAAGATATGGAGACAGAACACATCACAGAGACCGTTTTGAGTGATTCAAATTCATTGCTTGTTCCTCAAGAAAGAGTAGATTCCAATGTCTCAGATGAAGTATATTCTTCTGGAGCTTTCGTAGTAAAACCAAATGGTGATCATTATCGTGGTGGAAATGCTGCAATGGGTCTGAATCCTAGAAAAACTGTGTCACGTTCGACTTCATTAGCACCAGAAAGGCAAACATACATGGAACATTTTGGTTACAGCACAGTGAAAGGGCATAAGGTGACAAAATCTGGGGAATCTGATCTTCAGGTTGAGTTTTCTGAAGTGGGATCACCTCCCGCTACCGCTGATTGGAATCATTCTTCTGATGACGAGAAGACACTCTTTGTAAACGAGTCAGACACAGGCAAGGAAACATGCTTTAGTGGTGAGGAAACTGAGGCTAAAGAGAAGAGTATTGTGGATAGTGATGCAGATTCCCAAATGTTACCTGTGGAGAAACTTGATCAAGATTTCAATATGAGTTCTCAAGAAAGTGACGCAGCCAAACAATTTGAGGGTATGTCTGATGGTACAGATGTCAATGGAAGATCTGAGGAAGAGGCCATAGTTCCTCACACCAATGAAGTTATACTAGAG GAACCACCTGAACATCTCCGAAATTTGGTAGATGAGATGAAGATGAGTTATGAGTCAGATGAACCTGGACCCTCTGAGAGAAGAACCAATCAAGACAGCGAAGACCACGGCGGCCTAATAGCTGAAGAGAGGCAAGAGATAGTGGAACCAGAAGCTTCAGTTGTGAATCATGTCACATCTGATGAATCTGATACTTCACCAACATCTGTGTTACCAGACATGTCGTTACCATTAGGCCAGGCTTTGAATTTGACCTCCGAGAATTTGGAACTTGCATCAGGTAGTCAACCGGGAGCTGTGATTTCAGATCATGAACCATCTCAGAGTCAATTGGGTGGTGATAGGAACAGTATAGAAGAAACAGAGGCTATCTAA
- the LOC108822112 gene encoding internal alternative NAD(P)H-ubiquinone oxidoreductase A1, mitochondrial, translating into MSWIKNLVRISQTTSSVGNLFRNHESYNLSSRFCTALQHQHQQQSETIQATEVVNGFEKQQQHRYEGLAPTKEGEKPRLLVLGSGWAGCRLMKGIDTSIYDVVCVSPRNHMVFTPLLASTCVGTLEFRSVAEPISRIQPAISREPGSYYFLANCSRLDSQNHEVHCETVTDALSTVKPWKFKIAYDKLVLACGAEASTFGINGVLENAIFLREVHHAQEIRRKLLLNLMLSEVPGLGVEEKKRLLHCVVVGGGPTGVEFSGELSDFIMKDVRQRYAHVKDDIRVTLIEARDILSSFDDGLRQYAIKQLNKSGVKLVRGIVKEVKPQRLILDDGTEVPYGLLVWSTGVGPSSFVRSLDLPKDPGGRIGIDEWMRVPSVQDVFAIGDCSGYLESTGKSTLPALAQVAEREGKYLANLLNVMGKAGGGRAWSAKDTELGEPFVYKHLGSMATIGRYKALVDLRESKQGKGISMGGFLSFFIWRSAYLTRVVSWRNRFYVFINWITTFVFGRDTSRL; encoded by the exons ATGTCTTGGATCAAGAACCTCGTAAGGATCTCTCAGACAACTTCTTCTGTCGGAAACTTGTTCAGAAACCACGAATCCTACAATCTCTCGTCTCGTTTCTGCACGGCTCTGCAACATCAGCATCAACAACAGAGCGAGACGATTCAAGCAACGGAGGTCGTTAATGGGTTtgagaaacaacaacaacatcgtTACGAAGGTTTGGCTCCGACCAAAGAAGGAGAGAAGCCGAGACTGCTGGTTCTAGGGTCGGGTTGGGCAGGTTGTCGTCTTATGAAAGGAATCGATACGAGCATTTACGACGTCGTTTGCGTCTCTCCTAGGAACCACATGGTCTTCACTCCTCTCTTGGCTTCTACTTGCGTGGGTACGCTTGAGTTTAGGTCCGTTGCAGAACCAATTTCTCGTATCCAACCGGCTATTTCACGTGAACCTGGTTCTTATTACTTCCTCGCTAATTGCTCAAGACTTGATTCCCAAAACCATGAG GTGCATTGTGAGACAGTAACTGATGCGTTAAGCACAGTGAAGCCATGGAAGTTCAAGATCGCTTATGACAAACTTGTACTAGCTTGTGGTGCAGAGGCATCAACATTTGGGATTAACGGCGTTTTGGAAAACGCCATCTTCCTCCGTGAGGTTCACCACGCTCAGGAGATACGTAGAAAGCTTCTTCTTAACCTCATGCTCTCTGAAGTTCCAG GCCTTGGtgtggaggagaagaagaggttGTTGCATTGCGTTGTGGTTGGAGGTGGTCCCACTGGTGTAGAGTTTAGTGGTGAGTTGAGTGATTTCATCATGAAAGATGTTCGTCAGAGATATGCTCATGTCAAAGATGACATCCGTGTTACTTTAATCGAG gcAAGGGATATACTTTCTTCTTTTGACGATGGGCTCAGACAATATGCAATCAAGCAGCTAAACAAG TCTGGAGTGAAGCTAGTACGTGGGATTGTGAAAGAAGTGAAGCCTCAAAGGCTAATACTTGACGATGGAACCGAAGTTCCTTACGGTCTCTTAGTCTGGTCAACTGGTGTTGGTCCATCTTCATTTGTAAGGTCTCTCGATCTTCCAAAAGATCCAGGTGGAAG GATTGGAATTGATGAGTGGATGCGTGTGCCTTCTGTACAAGACGTGTTTGCAATTGGTGACTGTAGTGGATATCTTGAGAGCACAGGGAAGTCAACACTTCCCGCTCTTGCACAG GTGGCTGAGAGAGAAGGCAAGTACTTGGCGAATCTACTGAACGTGATGGGGAAAGCTGGAGGAGGAAGAGCCTGGAGCGCAAAGGACACTGAACTCGGAGAGCCGTTTGTGTACAAGCATTTGGGAAGTATGGCTACTATTGGGAGATACAAAGCTCTCGTTGATCTTCGTGAGAGCAAG CAAGGAAAAGGGATATCAATGGGTGGTTTTCTGAGCTTTTTCATATGGAGGTCAGCGTATCTGACTCGAGTCGTCAGCTGGAGAAACCGTTTCTACGTCTTCATTAACTGGATCACCACTTTCGTTTTCGGCCGTGACACTAGCCGTCTCTGA